A window from Bacteroidota bacterium encodes these proteins:
- a CDS encoding response regulator transcription factor — MDRYNCIIIEDEPLALERTKDFVNKIPFLQLCATFDNALTGLMYLQNNQVDLLFLDINMDELSGIELLESSNITCQVIITTAYQEYALKGYELNVTDYLLKPFTFNRFLQAVNKAQKNILVPTIDAAPNDFIFIKTENRLEKVAFNDIIFIEGMRDYRRIHTLHKRIMTLQNFKELEQIIPPHIICRVHKSYMVALNKIDSIERSRIKIANQSIPISDTYKEQFFQIINNKTS; from the coding sequence ATGGATAGGTACAACTGTATAATTATAGAAGACGAACCGTTGGCTTTGGAAAGAACCAAAGACTTTGTAAACAAAATACCTTTTTTACAGCTTTGTGCCACATTTGACAATGCTTTAACCGGGTTAATGTACCTGCAAAATAATCAGGTTGATTTGCTTTTTTTAGACATCAATATGGATGAGCTATCAGGCATTGAATTGCTGGAAAGTTCAAACATTACTTGTCAGGTAATTATTACCACTGCTTACCAGGAATATGCTTTAAAAGGATATGAACTGAACGTAACTGATTATTTATTAAAACCTTTTACTTTCAATCGGTTTTTACAGGCTGTCAACAAAGCGCAAAAAAATATATTAGTTCCAACTATTGACGCAGCTCCCAATGATTTCATTTTTATAAAAACAGAAAACCGCTTAGAGAAAGTGGCCTTTAACGATATTATATTTATTGAAGGCATGCGCGATTATAGAAGAATACATACGCTCCATAAACGTATTATGACTTTACAAAACTTTAAGGAGCTGGAGCAAATAATCCCCCCACATATTATTTGCAGGGTTCATAAATCGTATATGGTGGCCTTAAATAAAATTGACTCTATTGAACGCAGTCGGATTAAAATAGCCAATCAAAGTATTCCTATTTCTGATACTTATAAGGAGCAGTTTTTCCAAATCATCAACAATAAAACTTCTTAA
- a CDS encoding TonB-dependent receptor has protein sequence MKKVIAFFTLWLLASYVFSQNLNQTVRGTVIDADSKLPIVGVVVKIAGSNPAVGTFTNANGEFILEKVPVGSIALQLTYIGYEPKTIPDIEVNSGKEKILNLSMQEALKQLKEVVVTNNKLEKGAAINEMSLISTRSISLEESKRYAGSFNDPARILTNFAGVTNSQNGENDIIVRGNSPKYIQWRLEGVEISNPTHFADQNSVKGGISALNNSLLATSDFSTGAFSPEYGDVLSGVYDVKLRAGNNKKRECTLGLGIIGTEITLEGPFKKGYGGSFLFNYRYSTVSLISKLGAVDLPGTLNFQDAAFKIVLPTKKLGVFSLFGLGGLSGFELKDVKADLFPTPTNKTNIGNVREDYDKDAFLSNYGLGHTFTLNKKSFVQTALSYSDNGIMEDIFRTKTIKIYDGNGVFVRDSVGNKLLDYKTRLTKSAYRAAVTYNYKANAKNTFQIGSKYALMGYDYNLSHLPDSTNVRFTLVNMNEYIGTVRNFISWKHRFNQNITMVAGFHNMNVLYNHKSTLEPRIAFNWKINPSNAINIGYGKHSTMESVHNYFAKVKQADGSITEPNKNLDLLKADHYVLGYEKRFGKNIRFKTEVYYQYLYNLPVENNDTSYYATINEGTDFNYVNLVNKGTGQNYGLEITLERFFDKNYYFLINASLYESKYKSLEGIERNTLYNGQYLINALAGKDFTNLGKNKNQTLSLNVKMFFAGGQKYIPLLRDANGKLAVDPANNRFWNYKKAYNQSLDNVYEITLSVNYKWNKPTKTHELYVNLQNLTSTQARITEYYDTSKSNSVGYLTQFGFFPNVMYRLYF, from the coding sequence ATGAAAAAAGTAATTGCATTCTTTACATTATGGCTATTGGCCAGCTATGTATTTAGTCAAAATTTAAACCAAACAGTTAGAGGAACGGTAATAGATGCCGACAGTAAATTACCCATTGTTGGTGTAGTTGTTAAAATAGCAGGAAGCAATCCGGCTGTAGGAACTTTTACCAATGCCAATGGCGAGTTTATATTAGAAAAAGTACCCGTAGGCAGCATAGCCCTACAATTAACTTACATAGGTTACGAACCCAAAACCATTCCCGATATTGAAGTAAACTCAGGCAAAGAAAAAATACTTAACCTGAGTATGCAAGAGGCTCTCAAACAATTAAAAGAGGTAGTAGTAACTAACAATAAGTTAGAAAAAGGAGCAGCCATTAATGAAATGTCGTTAATCAGTACCCGCTCCATTTCATTAGAAGAAAGCAAACGTTATGCAGGTAGCTTTAACGACCCTGCTCGCATACTAACCAACTTTGCAGGTGTTACCAACTCGCAAAATGGCGAAAACGATATTATAGTTAGAGGTAATTCACCTAAATATATTCAATGGCGATTAGAAGGTGTTGAAATAAGCAACCCTACCCATTTTGCTGACCAGAACTCAGTTAAAGGAGGCATTAGTGCTTTAAACAATAGTTTATTGGCTACCTCCGATTTTTCAACGGGTGCTTTTTCACCCGAGTATGGTGATGTGCTTTCAGGTGTGTACGATGTAAAACTAAGAGCAGGCAATAACAAAAAAAGGGAATGCACTTTGGGCCTTGGTATTATTGGTACCGAGATTACTTTAGAAGGGCCATTTAAAAAAGGATACGGTGGTTCGTTTCTATTCAATTACCGTTACTCCACCGTTAGCTTAATTAGTAAACTAGGCGCTGTTGATTTACCGGGTACACTTAACTTTCAGGATGCTGCCTTTAAAATAGTATTGCCTACTAAAAAATTGGGTGTGTTTTCATTATTTGGCTTAGGAGGTTTAAGTGGTTTTGAGTTAAAAGATGTAAAAGCCGATTTGTTTCCAACGCCTACCAACAAAACCAATATTGGCAATGTGCGCGAAGATTATGATAAAGATGCTTTTTTATCAAATTATGGACTTGGCCATACCTTCACCCTTAACAAAAAAAGCTTTGTTCAAACCGCCTTATCCTATTCGGACAATGGCATTATGGAAGATATTTTCAGAACCAAAACCATTAAAATATACGATGGCAATGGGGTGTTTGTACGCGACTCCGTAGGCAATAAATTATTAGATTACAAAACCCGTTTAACCAAATCAGCTTACCGTGCTGCTGTAACTTATAATTACAAAGCCAATGCAAAAAACACTTTTCAAATAGGCAGCAAATATGCACTTATGGGTTACGATTATAACTTAAGCCATTTGCCTGATAGCACCAATGTACGTTTTACCTTGGTAAACATGAACGAATACATAGGTACCGTACGCAACTTTATAAGCTGGAAACACCGCTTTAACCAAAACATTACTATGGTAGCTGGTTTTCATAACATGAATGTATTGTACAACCACAAAAGCACCCTGGAACCTCGTATAGCTTTTAACTGGAAAATAAACCCTTCCAATGCCATCAATATAGGTTATGGAAAACACAGCACCATGGAAAGCGTACACAACTATTTTGCTAAAGTAAAACAAGCCGATGGCAGTATAACGGAGCCCAATAAAAACCTTGATTTACTCAAAGCCGACCATTATGTATTAGGCTACGAAAAACGCTTTGGTAAAAACATACGTTTTAAAACCGAAGTATATTACCAATACCTGTACAACTTACCTGTTGAAAACAATGATACCAGCTATTATGCCACCATTAACGAAGGTACCGATTTTAATTACGTTAATTTAGTAAACAAAGGTACAGGCCAAAACTATGGGTTGGAAATAACCTTAGAGCGCTTTTTCGATAAAAACTATTACTTCTTAATCAATGCTTCCTTGTACGAATCAAAATATAAATCGTTAGAAGGTATAGAGCGCAATACCCTTTACAATGGGCAATACCTAATCAATGCATTAGCAGGTAAAGACTTTACCAACCTAGGTAAAAACAAAAACCAAACTTTAAGTCTTAATGTGAAAATGTTTTTTGCAGGTGGGCAAAAGTATATTCCTTTACTGCGCGATGCCAATGGTAAACTAGCCGTTGACCCTGCCAATAATCGTTTTTGGAACTACAAAAAAGCCTATAACCAATCGTTGGACAATGTGTATGAAATAACGTTATCCGTTAACTACAAATGGAACAAACCCACCAAAACACATGAGTTATATGTAAACCTACAAAACTTAACCAGCACCCAAGCCCGCATTACCGAGTATTACGACACCAGTAAAAGCAACTCTGTTGGCTACTTAACCCAGTTTGGCTTTTTTCCTAACGTAATGTATCGTTTGTATTTTTAG